The proteins below come from a single Stomoxys calcitrans chromosome 1, idStoCalc2.1, whole genome shotgun sequence genomic window:
- the LOC131994132 gene encoding uncharacterized protein LOC131994132, producing MSQKHSQAKCRVCSSQHHLRLCPDFNRMSVAARWEAVKSRGYCFNCLCLSHTREWCRSRNKCEVCNKAHHTKLHTDKIQQQSEENRSKNLSNPVTQCKNSMSKKEQGTRKPVQERLGKKLPTNVFMPTALAKIITTEGPQKARLLISSGQVQTLIAKSLVHRLSLPTTIADDKEFCIVYLLSYHDHTTKLQVRGLVKNHLSITMPPTSSDKKFQSIYGHIIDLADPHFYNPKDVEIIIGSDLVASVLRAGLIQTSKNMPVLQSTIFGWVVSGACTL from the coding sequence CCAAGCCAAATGTCGAGTATGTTCAAGTCAACATCATCTGAGATTGTGTCCTGATTTTAATCGAATGTCAGTAGCAGCACGATGGGAAGCTGTCAAAAGCCGTGGCTATTGTTTTAATTGCCTTTGCCTATCACATACTCGGGAATGGTGTCGCTCTCGTAATAAATGTGAAGTATGTAACAAAGCGCACCACACTAAGCTTCATACCGACAAAATACAACAACAGTCAGAGGAAAACCGAAGTAAAAATCTGTCCAACCCGGTCACACAATGTAAGAACTCCATGTCGAAAAAGGAACAGGGGACTAGAAAACCAGTCCAAGAAAGACTAGGCAAAAAATTACCTACCAATGTTTTTATGCCAACCGCTTTGGCCAAAATTATTACAACAGAGGGACCCCAAAAGGCAAGATTATTGATAAGCTCCGGTCAAGTACAAACACTCATTGCAAAGTCGCTTGTACATCGTTTaagtcttccaacaactatagcCGACGATAAAGAGTTCTGTATTGTGTATCTTCTGTCATACCACGACCATACGACCAAATTGCAGGTGCGCGGTTTAGTTAAAAACCACCTATCAATTACTATGCCACCAACATCATCCGATAAAAAATTCCAAAGCATATATGGCCACATAATCGACTTAGCCGATCCTCACTTTTATAATCCCAAGGATGTCGAAATAATTATTGGTAGCGACTTGGTGGCCTCCGTTCTACGGGCTGGTCTTATACAGACTTCAAAGAATATGCCAGTATTACAAAGCACCATTTTCGGTTGGGTGGTTTCAGGAGCTTGTACTCTCTAA